A stretch of Bos mutus isolate GX-2022 chromosome 8, NWIPB_WYAK_1.1, whole genome shotgun sequence DNA encodes these proteins:
- the MTAP gene encoding S-methyl-5'-thioadenosine phosphorylase: MSSGATPAAVKIGIIGGTGLDDPEILEGRTEKYVDTPFGKPSDALVLGKIKNVDCVLLARHGRQHTIMPSKVNYQANIWALKEEGCTHVIVTTACGSLKEEIQPGDIIIIDQFIDRTTRRLQTFYDGNHSCARGVCHIPMAEPFCPKTREVLIETAKKLGLRCHSKGTVITIEGPRFSSRAESIMFQTWGADVINMTTVPEVVLAKEAGICYASIAMATDYDCWKEHEEAVSVDRVLKTLKENANKAKSLLLTTIPQIGSMEWSETLHNMKKMAQFSVLLPRH, from the exons ATTGGAATAATTGGTGGAACAGGCCTGGATGATCCAGAAATCTTAGAAGGAAGAACCGAAAAATATGTGGATACTCCATTTGGCAAG CCTTCTGATGCCTTAGTTTTGGGGAAGATAAAGAATGTTGATTGCGTCCTCCTTGCAAG GCATGGGAGGCAGCACACCATCATGCCTTCGAAAGTCAACTATCAGGCGAACATCTGGGCTCTGAAGGAGGAGGGCTGCACACATGTCATAGTGACCACAGCTTGCGGTTCCTTGAAGGAAGAGATTCAGCCTGGCGACATCATCATTATTGATCAGTTCATTGACAG GACTACCAGAAGGCTTCAGACCTTCTATGATGGAAATCATTCCTGTGCCAGAGGAGTGTGCCATATTCCAATGGCTGAGCCATTCTGCCCTAAAACAAGAGAG GTCCTCATAGAGACTGCTAAGAAGTTAGGACTCCGGTGCCACTCAAAAGGGACAGTGATCACCATTGAGGGACCTCGTTTCAGCTCCCGGGCAGAAAGCATCATGTTCCAGACCTGGGGGGCAGATGTTATCAACATGACCACAGTTCCAGAGGTGGTTCTTGCTAAGGAGGCGGGAATTTGCTACGCAAGTATCGCCATGGCGACAGATTATGATTGCTGGAAGGAGCATGAGGAAGCG GTTTCAGTGGACCGGGTCTTAAAGACCCTGAAAGAAAATGCCAATAAAGCCAAAAGCTTACTTCTCACTACCATACCTCAGATAGGATCCATGGAATGGTCAGAAACCCTCCATAACATGAAG